A single region of the Candidatus Protochlamydia amoebophila UWE25 genome encodes:
- a CDS encoding ABC transporter ATP-binding protein, translating into MIIKNISFSYPNHSLLKNVALTLKQGEIGTLIGASGSGKSTLFKILVGLLPLQEGAFYAMSHSQAYEYFAYMTQQDLLLPWRTVLENVILISELGPKSINLQEVKEDALKLLTEMGLKNFIHYYPEQLSGGMRQRVSLARALLLKKPILLLDEPFGALDTGLREHLYSLLHEIRDKYGTTILLVTHDFRDAIFLSDRLFLLAHQHIQKDWILSTDIKSDFTKMNYLQSELRQHLNYCLSTNFNS; encoded by the coding sequence TTGATTATTAAAAATATATCTTTCTCTTATCCTAATCATTCTCTTTTAAAAAATGTTGCACTAACTTTAAAACAAGGAGAAATTGGAACACTTATTGGTGCTTCAGGTTCTGGAAAGTCAACTTTATTTAAAATTTTGGTCGGATTGCTACCTCTTCAAGAAGGAGCATTTTATGCCATGAGCCATTCTCAAGCTTACGAATATTTTGCTTATATGACACAACAAGATTTGCTTCTTCCCTGGCGAACAGTTTTAGAAAATGTTATATTAATTTCTGAGCTTGGACCTAAATCTATCAACCTGCAAGAAGTCAAAGAAGATGCTTTAAAGTTATTGACAGAGATGGGCTTAAAAAATTTTATTCATTATTATCCAGAACAACTCTCCGGCGGAATGAGACAACGCGTCTCTTTAGCACGCGCATTATTGCTAAAAAAACCTATTCTACTCCTAGATGAACCATTTGGAGCTTTAGATACTGGCTTAAGAGAGCATCTTTATAGTTTGTTGCATGAGATTAGAGATAAATATGGAACAACAATTTTACTTGTTACGCATGATTTTAGAGACGCTATTTTTTTATCAGATCGCCTTTTCTTATTAGCTCACCAACACATACAAAAAGATTGGATTCTCTCAACTGATATTAAAAGTGATTTTACTAAAATGAATTATTTACAAAGCGAATTAAGACAGCACCTTAATTATTGTTTAAGCACCAATTTTAATAGCTAG
- a CDS encoding amino acid permease, which produces MEDKETNPEKGSLISAIFLVAGTCIGGGMLALPVSTGISGFIPSTIVMGCCWIAMTLSALLLLEVNLWMKEGAHVITMSSTILGPVGRVISWILFLFISYASIVAYTSAGGSLVRDVAPSLLGMSISKEWGCLIFIVCFGGIIYFGSRIVGKVNAIFFVAMIVAYLALISTGLSEVKLEMLGHRRWSTSFLAIPILLTTFSFQTMLPSLTPYLKRNAIALRWAIIGGTTLTFFVYLIWQFLVLGVIPLFGPNSLLKALEVGEPVTQFVRQHVQSSWVSSLAEYFGFFALVTSFLGIALGLFDFLSDGLKIKKQGVGKIVLGLLIVIPTFIFSAYFERIFLLALDTSGGFGDSILNGIMPVLMVWIGRYYLHFPNENRVPGGKPLLLFVFAFFLTSLIIEILIHTGFICSIFEACQIMLNQQQYGISF; this is translated from the coding sequence GTGGAAGACAAGGAAACGAATCCTGAAAAAGGAAGTTTAATTTCTGCAATATTCTTAGTAGCAGGAACATGCATTGGTGGAGGAATGTTAGCACTTCCTGTATCAACAGGAATAAGCGGATTTATTCCTTCAACAATCGTAATGGGATGCTGTTGGATTGCGATGACTTTGTCAGCATTATTGTTATTAGAAGTGAATTTATGGATGAAGGAAGGCGCGCATGTGATTACTATGTCTTCCACCATTTTAGGTCCGGTAGGCCGTGTGATTAGTTGGATTCTCTTTTTATTTATCTCTTATGCTTCTATTGTGGCTTATACATCTGCTGGAGGATCGTTGGTTAGAGATGTAGCCCCTTCTTTATTGGGAATGTCTATTTCGAAAGAATGGGGATGCTTAATTTTTATCGTTTGCTTTGGAGGAATTATTTACTTTGGAAGTCGTATTGTGGGAAAAGTAAATGCGATTTTTTTTGTTGCGATGATTGTGGCTTATTTAGCTTTAATCAGTACTGGATTGTCTGAAGTGAAATTAGAAATGCTTGGACATCGTCGTTGGTCAACATCATTTTTAGCGATTCCTATTTTATTAACGACATTTAGTTTTCAAACAATGTTACCTAGTTTGACTCCTTATCTAAAAAGGAATGCGATAGCATTACGTTGGGCTATTATTGGAGGAACAACTTTAACTTTTTTTGTTTATTTGATTTGGCAGTTTTTAGTTCTTGGAGTCATTCCTCTTTTTGGACCAAATAGCCTTTTAAAAGCTTTAGAAGTAGGTGAACCTGTAACTCAATTCGTTCGACAACATGTGCAAAGCTCTTGGGTTTCTAGTTTGGCCGAATATTTTGGATTTTTTGCTCTTGTTACTTCTTTTTTAGGAATAGCTTTAGGTTTGTTCGATTTTTTGTCTGATGGTTTAAAAATAAAAAAGCAAGGGGTAGGAAAGATTGTTTTAGGTTTATTGATCGTAATTCCCACATTTATTTTTTCTGCTTATTTTGAACGAATTTTCTTGCTTGCTTTAGATACTTCTGGAGGGTTTGGTGATTCTATTTTAAATGGAATTATGCCTGTATTAATGGTTTGGATTGGCCGCTATTATCTTCATTTTCCCAATGAAAATCGCGTTCCTGGTGGAAAACCGTTACTTTTATTTGTCTTCGCTTTCTTTTTGACTTCACTGATTATTGAAATTTTAATTCATACAGGATTTATTTGTTCCATTTTTGAAGCTTGTCAAATCATGTTAAATCAACAACAATACGGTATTAGCTTTTAA
- a CDS encoding ABC transporter substrate-binding protein: MKNILIVTCTFLFILFVWEFFSYFNPNLIWVLPPPSQIFNQLIEKPDCFLFHTGVTLKEILGGFALAFSVAFPLAWIMDHFSIARNFLQPFFVIIQCIPMFTLAPIMIMWFGWSYIAIAIPTALMIFFPLTITLFQGLRSVPKELTDYFMINHATHWQIFCKLKLPWSLPHLFSGLRLSAAIAGIAAIAGEWAGAQNGLGVLMVESRRDMDLATNFAALFCLTLLSYLIYSIILLIEYFILKKRFFKILKAHFTYSRLTYSIVFVFFVGCGILMGCHRQASSKPPVRLVLDWLPNPNHIPFYVGIHKGFFQEHHINISIKKMQEPGHATSYLLLDQCELALAYMPHTIRVEQKKGEVEPIGILIQEPLNALIVREGGEIHDLTDLNGKMLGFCTGGKEAASLNKLLANASIAVKGCLNVNCDLITPLRTKNIDVIYGAYWNIETEHLKSLGIRTRYFKLTELGMPTYYELIVLAKTKTIYTEDEFVQLFKKGLQKSINYSRLHPNEAFEIYALYQQNKSIQTLTWEREAWKKTIPVLAEQQEVSPMIWNTFQEWLRINQLL, encoded by the coding sequence ATGAAAAATATCTTGATCGTCACTTGTACGTTCCTTTTCATTTTGTTTGTTTGGGAATTTTTTAGTTATTTTAATCCGAATTTGATTTGGGTATTACCTCCACCTTCTCAGATATTTAATCAATTAATAGAAAAACCGGATTGTTTTCTCTTTCACACTGGTGTAACCCTCAAAGAGATTTTAGGAGGATTCGCCCTTGCATTTAGCGTGGCTTTCCCCCTTGCTTGGATCATGGATCATTTTTCGATTGCTCGCAATTTCTTACAGCCATTTTTTGTGATTATACAATGTATTCCTATGTTTACCTTAGCCCCCATCATGATTATGTGGTTTGGCTGGAGCTACATTGCTATCGCTATACCCACTGCTTTAATGATTTTTTTTCCGCTGACAATTACCCTTTTTCAAGGTTTACGTTCAGTTCCTAAAGAATTGACTGATTATTTTATGATTAATCATGCAACTCATTGGCAGATATTTTGCAAATTAAAATTGCCTTGGTCTCTTCCTCATCTATTTAGTGGGTTGCGACTATCAGCTGCTATTGCAGGAATAGCGGCTATCGCAGGTGAATGGGCAGGAGCCCAAAATGGGTTAGGTGTTTTAATGGTTGAGAGTAGAAGAGACATGGATTTAGCAACAAATTTTGCAGCCCTGTTTTGTCTGACATTGCTTAGCTATTTGATCTATTCTATAATTCTTTTGATAGAATATTTTATTTTAAAAAAAAGATTTTTTAAAATTTTGAAAGCGCACTTTACCTATTCTAGGTTAACTTATTCTATTGTGTTTGTGTTTTTTGTGGGATGTGGAATTTTGATGGGATGCCATCGACAAGCTTCTTCCAAACCTCCTGTTAGACTTGTTTTAGATTGGTTACCAAATCCTAATCATATTCCTTTTTATGTGGGTATTCATAAGGGTTTCTTTCAAGAACATCACATTAACATTTCGATTAAGAAAATGCAGGAGCCTGGCCATGCTACATCTTATTTATTATTAGACCAGTGTGAATTGGCGTTAGCCTATATGCCTCATACTATCCGTGTCGAACAAAAAAAAGGTGAGGTTGAGCCGATTGGAATTCTTATTCAAGAACCTCTAAATGCTTTGATTGTTCGTGAGGGAGGAGAAATCCATGATTTAACCGATTTGAATGGAAAAATGCTTGGGTTTTGTACGGGTGGTAAAGAAGCTGCAAGTTTAAATAAGCTATTAGCAAATGCTTCTATAGCAGTAAAAGGGTGTCTAAATGTTAATTGTGATTTGATTACCCCACTTAGAACTAAAAATATAGATGTTATTTATGGTGCTTACTGGAATATTGAAACTGAACATTTAAAAAGCCTGGGTATACGCACACGTTATTTTAAGCTAACGGAACTTGGAATGCCCACTTATTATGAATTGATTGTTTTAGCTAAAACTAAAACAATTTATACAGAAGATGAATTTGTTCAATTGTTTAAAAAAGGATTACAAAAAAGTATTAACTATTCTAGATTACATCCAAACGAAGCTTTTGAAATCTATGCCCTTTATCAGCAAAATAAAAGTATACAGACACTTACGTGGGAAAGAGAAGCTTGGAAAAAAACCATTCCTGTTTTAGCTGAGCAGCAAGAGGTTTCACCCATGATATGGAACACTTTTCAGGAGTGGTTAAGGATTAATCAATTATTATAA
- a CDS encoding M24 family metallopeptidase — MEFEKKLIEVQQQLKKEKINGWLLYDFRHSNSLAYIFLEIPASKMLSRRFFYWIPSSGEPIKIVPQIESHTLDHLPGIKWIYKSWQELESQLFSLKLENHKVAMEYSPFNALPTLSKVDAGTIDFMRKNGVEVVSSANFIQRYTCVWNPQQLQSHLEAAEILSLIVDQTWNFIEKKLITSQAVDEYQVQQFMLKLMTEHNCVTADPPTCAINANSADPHYSPKKGQALSIRPGDFILLDLWCKKNQPNSVYADITRVGVAAKNAQIKQKHIFNLVKETRDRATLFIKENYEAGLSIQGWQVDQLCRDVLNEKGYGEYFIHRTGHNIGQDVHGPGANLDNFETRDFRQLIPGTCFSIEPGIYLPHEFGVRLEYDVYLSFEKKIQITGGIQEELVCLNL; from the coding sequence ATGGAATTTGAAAAAAAATTAATTGAAGTTCAACAACAATTAAAAAAAGAAAAGATCAATGGTTGGCTGCTTTATGATTTTAGGCATAGTAATTCTCTAGCTTATATTTTTTTAGAGATCCCTGCTTCAAAAATGCTTTCCAGGCGTTTTTTCTATTGGATTCCGAGCTCAGGAGAACCCATCAAAATCGTTCCTCAAATTGAATCCCATACTCTGGATCATTTACCGGGAATAAAATGGATTTACAAAAGTTGGCAGGAACTAGAAAGCCAGTTGTTTTCTCTGAAACTAGAAAATCATAAAGTTGCTATGGAATATTCTCCTTTTAATGCTTTGCCTACTCTTTCGAAAGTGGATGCAGGCACAATAGATTTCATGCGAAAAAATGGAGTAGAAGTTGTTAGTTCGGCAAATTTTATTCAACGTTATACCTGTGTTTGGAATCCTCAACAACTTCAAAGTCATTTAGAGGCAGCTGAAATATTGAGCTTAATTGTAGACCAAACTTGGAATTTTATTGAGAAAAAATTAATTACTAGCCAAGCCGTTGATGAATACCAAGTTCAGCAATTTATGCTAAAACTTATGACCGAACACAATTGTGTGACAGCAGATCCTCCCACATGCGCTATCAATGCTAATTCTGCTGATCCCCACTACAGCCCTAAAAAAGGTCAGGCATTGTCTATTCGACCTGGAGACTTCATCTTATTAGATCTTTGGTGCAAAAAAAATCAACCAAACTCTGTTTATGCAGATATTACAAGAGTTGGTGTGGCTGCAAAAAATGCACAAATAAAACAAAAACATATTTTTAATCTTGTAAAAGAAACTCGAGATCGAGCAACTCTTTTTATTAAAGAAAATTATGAAGCAGGCCTTTCTATTCAGGGTTGGCAAGTTGATCAACTGTGTAGAGATGTGCTAAATGAAAAAGGGTATGGTGAATATTTTATTCATCGAACTGGGCACAATATCGGACAAGATGTTCATGGACCTGGAGCTAACTTAGACAATTTTGAAACTCGAGATTTTCGGCAGCTAATCCCCGGAACTTGTTTCTCAATTGAACCTGGCATTTATCTTCCTCACGAGTTTGGCGTTCGTTTAGAATACGATGTGTATCTCTCTTTTGAAAAGAAAATACAAATCACTGGCGGAATTCAAGAAGAATTAGTTTGCCTAAATTTATGA